In one window of Thalassococcus arenae DNA:
- a CDS encoding CmpA/NrtA family ABC transporter substrate-binding protein encodes MKNLLLALTTTTAMVSPALAEMLELEKDELTFGFIKLTDMAPLAVAYEQGYFLDEGLFVTLEAQANWKVLLDGVIDGQLDGAHMLAGQPLAATIGYGTEAHIITPFSMDLNGNGITVSNEVWEKMLPHIPKMDDGRPQHPISAAALAPVVEEFRNQGKPFNMGMVFPVSTHNYELRYWLAAGGLNPGFYSPENVTGQIGADVFLSVTPPPQMPATLEAGTIYGYCVGEPWNQQAVFKGIGVPVITDYQLWKNNPEKVFGITAEFAEQYPNTTLAVTKALIRAAIWLDENDNANRPEAVEILSRPEYVGADYEVIANSMTGTFEFEKGDKREIPDFNVFFRYNATYPFYSDAIWYLTQMRRWGQIAEAKPDSWYDEVARKVYKPEIYLEAARLLVDEGLANEADFPWDSDGYKAPTPAADIIDGIPYDGRSPNAYLESLPIGLKGEQIVVGNEVQG; translated from the coding sequence ATGAAGAACCTGCTGCTCGCTCTGACCACCACCACGGCCATGGTCAGCCCCGCCCTCGCGGAAATGCTGGAACTCGAAAAGGACGAACTGACCTTCGGCTTCATCAAGCTGACCGATATGGCCCCGCTGGCCGTGGCCTACGAGCAGGGATATTTCCTGGACGAAGGTCTGTTCGTCACGCTCGAGGCCCAGGCCAACTGGAAGGTGCTGCTGGACGGCGTGATCGACGGGCAGCTCGATGGCGCGCACATGCTGGCGGGCCAGCCGCTGGCCGCCACCATCGGCTACGGCACCGAAGCCCATATCATCACGCCGTTTTCGATGGACCTGAACGGCAACGGCATCACGGTGTCGAACGAGGTCTGGGAAAAGATGCTGCCGCACATTCCCAAGATGGATGATGGCCGCCCGCAACACCCGATCTCGGCAGCGGCGCTGGCCCCGGTGGTCGAGGAATTCCGCAACCAGGGCAAGCCGTTCAACATGGGCATGGTCTTCCCCGTTTCGACCCACAATTACGAATTGCGCTACTGGCTGGCTGCCGGCGGTCTGAACCCGGGCTTCTACAGCCCCGAAAACGTCACCGGCCAGATCGGCGCCGATGTGTTCCTGTCGGTCACCCCGCCGCCGCAGATGCCCGCCACGCTCGAGGCCGGCACCATCTACGGCTATTGCGTGGGCGAGCCGTGGAACCAGCAGGCTGTGTTCAAGGGGATCGGCGTGCCGGTCATCACCGACTACCAGCTGTGGAAGAACAACCCCGAAAAAGTCTTTGGAATAACGGCAGAATTCGCCGAGCAATATCCCAACACCACCCTCGCCGTGACCAAGGCGCTGATCCGCGCCGCGATCTGGCTGGACGAGAACGACAACGCCAACCGGCCCGAAGCCGTCGAAATCCTCAGCCGCCCCGAATATGTCGGCGCCGATTACGAGGTGATCGCCAACTCGATGACCGGCACCTTCGAATTCGAAAAGGGCGACAAGCGCGAGATCCCGGATTTCAACGTCTTCTTCCGCTACAACGCCACCTACCCCTTCTATTCCGATGCCATCTGGTACCTGACCCAGATGCGCCGCTGGGGCCAGATCGCCGAGGCCAAGCCCGACAGCTGGTATGACGAGGTCGCGCGCAAGGTCTACAAGCCCGAGATCTACCTCGAAGCGGCGCGCCTGCTGGTCGACGAAGGCCTGGCCAACGAAGCGGACTTCCCCTGGGACAGCGATGGCTACAAGGCACCGACACCCGCGGCCGACATCATCGACGGCATCCCCTATGACGGCCGGTCGCCCAACGCCTACCTGGAAAGCCTGCCGATCGGGCTCAAGGGCGAACAGATCGTCGTGGGCAACGAAGTCCAGGGCTAA